One Bacillus pseudomycoides genomic region harbors:
- a CDS encoding recombinase family protein has product MRKIGYVRVSSVDQNPKRQLKQMKEIGIDIIYEEKVSGATQDRPELQNMLNDLGVGDTIYVTDLTRITRSTRDLFELVDYIKTKKANLKSLKDTWLDLSEENPYSHFLMTVMGGVNQLERDLIRMRQREGIDLAKKEGKYQGRVKKYHEKHAGMDYALKLYEEGNMTVKQICEITNVSRSALYRKLQDKV; this is encoded by the coding sequence ATGAGAAAAATAGGGTATGTACGCGTAAGTTCTGTTGATCAGAACCCTAAGAGACAATTAAAACAAATGAAGGAAATTGGAATAGACATTATATATGAAGAAAAAGTGTCAGGTGCTACACAAGACAGGCCTGAACTTCAAAATATGTTAAATGACCTGGGAGTAGGCGATACAATTTATGTGACTGACCTAACCCGGATTACTCGTAGTACGAGAGATCTATTTGAACTAGTTGATTACATAAAAACTAAAAAGGCAAACTTAAAATCATTAAAAGATACTTGGTTGGATTTATCTGAAGAAAATCCATATAGTCATTTCTTGATGACCGTAATGGGGGGAGTAAACCAATTAGAACGTGACTTAATTCGAATGCGTCAACGTGAGGGGATTGACCTTGCAAAAAAAGAAGGAAAATATCAAGGGCGAGTTAAAAAGTATCATGAAAAGCATGCTGGAATGGATTATGCACTTAAGCTGTATGAAGAAGGGAATATGACAGTGAAACAAATTTGCGAAATTACCAATGTTTCTAGATCAGCTTTATATAGGAAACTACAAGACAAAGTATAA
- a CDS encoding erythromycin esterase family protein encodes MFSKWKKGFVTTLFALTTFSTVAAAEELPADQPKWQNWVREHAVKLQEPTASSNEDLSFLKQTLQGKRIVSLGESTHGSTEMNQSKVRIIKYLHEEMGYDVIAFESGFAEANAVYQNIDDLTAEQAMKKAIYDVWYTEDVEELFQYIKEQKEKGTPLVLTGFDIQIPGDAATAIFATSANEWIGKLNPEIGKLLVEAEGEIVKYRSVSSYKEFEAMQASLLDKYEKIKEFIQQHKNELQQVAPKASYDVNLLEKSIKIRIDTLKTYIPNEVKERKNIPPEKYPDDFAVYTRDQRMAQNLAWLSEMQFKNKKMIVWGHNYHIRKQNSNMIQAASPLPFPNMMDMIPQYLKNQMYTVGLFAYSGSSLVSDNTQIKNVKETHQANSVEEILKAAQHPQVFVNLKGEENRPETSWMYMPIIGQYWGFIDEIMIPNQQYDGILWLEHISPSRIK; translated from the coding sequence GTGTTTTCAAAATGGAAAAAAGGATTCGTAACTACTTTATTTGCACTAACAACGTTTTCAACAGTAGCAGCTGCTGAAGAACTGCCTGCAGATCAACCAAAATGGCAGAATTGGGTTCGTGAACATGCGGTTAAATTACAAGAACCAACTGCTAGTTCGAATGAAGATTTATCATTTTTGAAACAAACCTTACAGGGCAAACGTATTGTTTCACTAGGTGAGTCTACTCATGGTTCAACAGAAATGAATCAATCAAAGGTTCGTATCATTAAGTATTTGCATGAAGAAATGGGTTATGATGTGATTGCATTTGAATCAGGCTTTGCGGAAGCGAATGCTGTGTATCAAAATATAGATGATTTAACAGCGGAACAAGCCATGAAGAAAGCTATTTATGATGTTTGGTATACAGAAGATGTGGAAGAATTATTTCAATATATAAAAGAACAAAAAGAAAAAGGAACACCTCTTGTTTTAACGGGATTTGATATACAAATACCTGGGGATGCTGCGACTGCTATATTTGCAACATCTGCAAATGAATGGATTGGGAAATTGAATCCTGAAATAGGTAAATTACTTGTAGAAGCAGAAGGAGAAATCGTGAAATATCGTTCTGTCTCTTCTTATAAGGAATTTGAAGCAATGCAGGCATCCCTTTTGGACAAATACGAAAAAATAAAAGAGTTTATCCAACAACATAAAAATGAATTGCAACAAGTAGCGCCTAAAGCATCCTATGATGTAAATCTTCTAGAAAAGTCAATTAAGATTCGAATCGATACGCTTAAAACATATATCCCAAATGAAGTGAAAGAGCGGAAGAATATTCCACCTGAAAAATATCCAGATGATTTCGCAGTTTACACTCGAGATCAAAGGATGGCACAGAATTTAGCATGGTTAAGCGAGATGCAATTTAAGAATAAAAAAATGATTGTGTGGGGACACAATTATCATATTAGAAAACAAAATTCTAATATGATTCAAGCCGCATCCCCACTCCCATTCCCAAATATGATGGATATGATACCACAGTATTTGAAAAATCAAATGTACACAGTCGGTTTATTTGCATATAGTGGTAGCAGTTTAGTTTCGGATAATACACAGATTAAAAATGTAAAGGAAACGCATCAAGCCAATAGTGTCGAAGAAATTTTGAAAGCTGCACAACATCCGCAAGTATTTGTAAATTTAAAAGGTGAGGAAAATCGCCCTGAAACCTCTTGGATGTATATGCCTATTATCGGGCAGTATTGGGGATTTATAGATGAAATCATGATTCCTAACCAACAATATGATGGTATTCTATGGCTAGAGCATATTAGCCCTTCACGAATTAAATAA
- a CDS encoding GNAT family N-acetyltransferase has protein sequence MKTRIKQINSGVVNQECIKQIIELWNNNAIETAECELDESDKKGIQEQIEQYIQSKYGVVFVAINENQQVIGYGIASMKQDLVSNILYGQVDEVYVTSEYRRQRVAKNLVDNLMNWFNQQDISLFHVYVDLENDLALEFWEKIGLNREFFILSNN, from the coding sequence ATGAAAACACGTATCAAGCAAATTAACAGTGGTGTAGTTAACCAAGAGTGCATAAAGCAAATTATAGAATTATGGAATAACAATGCCATAGAAACTGCAGAATGTGAATTAGATGAGAGTGATAAAAAGGGAATCCAAGAGCAAATAGAACAATATATCCAATCAAAATATGGTGTGGTTTTTGTAGCAATTAATGAAAATCAGCAGGTTATTGGTTATGGTATTGCTTCTATGAAACAAGATTTAGTTAGTAATATATTATATGGTCAAGTAGACGAAGTATACGTAACATCAGAGTATCGAAGACAAAGAGTTGCTAAAAACTTAGTAGATAATTTAATGAATTGGTTTAACCAACAGGATATTTCTTTATTTCATGTTTATGTTGATTTAGAAAATGACCTAGCCTTAGAGTTTTGGGAGAAAATAGGTTTAAATAGGGAGTTTTTTATTCTATCAAATAATTAA
- a CDS encoding ETX/MTX2 family pore-forming toxin — protein sequence MSKNNKKTKQILSLAMIGAIGTSFAFASPNSASAAQISPIQNVTAGQVNPYIENWDEPFKKMFSWLHQDHQYYTNPTFKLDKVLGSSVEEDGNPVIKNSQTLFVGKSTFKNTTDQDQTFTTNEFSKTIEQSVSSSTTHGFNLGVSTSVSFGIPTIGEASVELSTEYNFSNTNETTKSESYTYTASPQNIVVPAHSAVEVMVTLNTNKISGNVKLLSKFEAGYTYHDGLGKVSHSLGSLVNDVWQKDKSIFEIAKFNSDDGTVSLIGRGKYEAQYGTEFSVTVKPVAAGPRALAVTSSDTDVSTNEDYTPINEGYTYTVKPEVKKEQ from the coding sequence ATGTCAAAAAACAATAAGAAGACTAAACAAATTTTATCACTTGCTATGATTGGAGCTATTGGTACTTCATTTGCATTCGCATCCCCAAATTCAGCAAGTGCAGCTCAAATTAGCCCGATTCAAAATGTTACAGCAGGACAAGTAAATCCTTATATTGAAAATTGGGATGAGCCGTTCAAAAAGATGTTTAGCTGGCTTCACCAGGATCACCAATATTATACGAATCCTACGTTTAAGCTTGATAAGGTTCTCGGATCATCAGTAGAAGAAGATGGTAATCCTGTTATTAAAAATTCACAAACTCTGTTTGTGGGTAAGTCAACTTTCAAGAATACTACAGATCAGGATCAGACCTTCACTACAAATGAATTCTCAAAGACAATTGAGCAATCTGTTTCTAGTTCCACTACACATGGATTTAACTTAGGAGTATCTACTAGTGTATCGTTTGGTATTCCGACTATCGGAGAGGCAAGTGTTGAACTATCTACTGAATATAATTTCTCAAATACAAATGAAACTACAAAGTCCGAAAGTTATACTTATACCGCTAGCCCGCAAAATATCGTAGTTCCTGCTCATTCAGCTGTAGAAGTTATGGTAACTTTAAATACTAATAAAATCAGCGGAAATGTAAAGCTTTTATCTAAATTTGAGGCAGGCTATACGTATCATGATGGTCTTGGAAAAGTATCGCACAGTTTGGGTTCCTTAGTAAATGATGTTTGGCAAAAAGATAAAAGTATTTTTGAAATTGCAAAATTTAATAGTGATGATGGAACGGTATCTTTAATAGGACGTGGTAAATACGAAGCTCAATATGGAACAGAATTCTCTGTAACTGTAAAACCTGTTGCAGCGGGACCTAGAGCACTTGCTGTTACATCTAGCGACACGGATGTATCTACTAACGAAGATTACACTCCTATTAACGAAGGTTACACTTATACAGTTAAACCAGAAGTTAAAAAAGAACAATAA